From one Carassius auratus strain Wakin unplaced genomic scaffold, ASM336829v1 scaf_tig00216649, whole genome shotgun sequence genomic stretch:
- the LOC113098779 gene encoding bone morphogenetic protein 10-like codes for MGGSRKNFLVMCTSSTSVLLAFFLFSWGPFCTQSSPIGSPEKLRTAPGLDDGHGGVLDPLLLEQDSEMDMQSLLETLKGQFLRTFNLTQPSPPVQPGATRVDPPEYMLELYNRFASDRTAMPSANIVRSFKNEDFSPCNVGPGGVRRHPLIFNVSIPHHERVAAAELRLYTLVQTDRNKYTGVDRKVTIYEVKLLEMNRSQQIGEDIIEGGNQTKQEEETELVELASRQVYGTDSGWESFDMTSAVQLWWKSDYGTTHRLEVHIASLNSQSLTSTEGKDEGNTRGGEMDIDTSPEDKHKPLMIVFSDDQSRDHRGDKRELNELIQHETTGPGVQNNLELELNGLWDDLELMGQKDGSEKEEQSEEALLQMRSNFIYDTASRFRRNAKGNQCKKTSLYVDFKDIGWDSWILAPSGYEAFECTGTCMYPLTNHVTPTKHAIVQTLVSLKSPQRVSKACCVPTELDPISLLYLDDAGVVTYQYKYEGMVVAKCGCR; via the exons ATGGGTGGCAGCAGGAAGAACTTTTTGGTTATGTGTACATCCAGCACATCTGTATTATTGGCCTTTTTCTTGTTTTCCTGGGGGCCTTTCTGTACACAAAGTAGCCCTATCGGCTCCCCCGAGAAACTCCGCACCGCTCCAGGGTTGGATGACGGACATGGAGGGGTTCTGGATCCTTTACTCCTGGAGCAGGACAGTGAGATGGACATGCAGAGCTTGCTGGAGACCCTGAAAGGACAGTTTCTACGCACTTTTAACCTGACACAACCCAGCCCCCCTGTGCAGCCAGGGGCCACTAGAGTAGATCCCCCTGAATACATGCTGGAGCTCTATAACCGCTTTGCCAGTGACCGGACAGCAATGCCTTCTGCAAACATTGTACGCAGCTTTAAAAATGAAG ACTTTTCCCCATGTAATGTGGGACCTGGTGGGGTGAGGCGACACCCTCTTATCTTCAACGTGTCTATCCCACATCACGAGAGAGTTGCCGCAGCTGAGCTCCGACTGTACACTTTGGTCCAGACTGACCGCAACAAATACACTGGTGTTGACAGAAAAGTTACCATATATGAAGTCAAACTTCTTGAAATGAACCGCAGTCAGCAAATAGGAGAGGACATTATTGAGGGAGGAAATCAAACCAAGCAAGAGGAAGAAACAGAACTAGTGGAGTTGGCGTCTCGACAGGTTTACGGTACAGATAGTGGGTGGGAATCCTTTGACATGACCTCTGCTGTGCAACTTTGGTGGAAATCAGACTATGGCACCACCCACAGGCTGGAGGTCCACATAGCCAGTCTGAACTCCCAGAGTTTGACATCAACTGAAGGTAAGGATGAAGGCAACACCAGAGGAGGGGAAATGGACATTGACACTAGCCCTGAGGACAAACACAAACCCTTAATGATCGTCTTTTCTGATGACCAGAGCAGAGACCACCGTGGAGACAAACgagagttgaatgaactgatccAGCATGAGACCACTGGGCCGGGTGTTCAAAACAACCTTGAGCTAGAACTGAACGGTCTCTGGGATGACCTGGAACTTATGGGACAAAAAGATGGGAGTGAGAAAGAGGAGCAGAGTGAGGAAGCTCTCCTACAGATGCGCTCCAACTTCATCTATGACACGGCGTCTAGATTCCGACGCAATGCCAAGGGCAACCAGTGTAAAAAGACCTCCCTTTATGTGGACTTCAAAGACATCGGCTGGGACAGTTGGATCCTAGCTCCCTCCGGTTATGAAGCCTTTGAGTGTACGGGGACGTGCATGTACCCCTTGACCAATCACGTTACACCTACAAAACATGCCATTGTGCAAACATTGGTCAGTCTGAAAAGTCCACAAAGAGTGTCCAAGGCTTGTTGCGTACCCACTGAACTAGATCCCATCTCCCTGCTCTACCTAGATGATGCAGGTGTGGTGACATATCAGTATAAATATGAAGGTATGGTGGTAGCTAAGTGTGGATGCAGATAG